A genomic region of Thunnus albacares chromosome 4, fThuAlb1.1, whole genome shotgun sequence contains the following coding sequences:
- the LOC122980930 gene encoding odorant receptor 131-2-like → MKLNNIHFFFLFLNFSFQEMNVSAANVSVVLQYRDSFTKAVTKNVIVVVLGISINYINASLIHTFRKHEIFYMNPRYILFIHLVVNDMIVVTLTVILFIISYTLYKINVSVCCIYVLFLIFTTENTPLNLACMAVECYIAICLPLRHTQICTVKRTLMLIGLIWTTSIISGIPDLFITLATEPLDFFHSRVFCLRKNAFPHPLLVKKRDITYITFLVIVWITIFYTYFKILFTAKTANKDAKKARNTILLHGFQLLLCMSSYATALLKDALQRWFPKNYADSLFAIYIIVQILPRFISPIIYGIRDNTFRKYLRRHLLCKVSKP, encoded by the exons ATGAAACTGAATAATatccattttttctttctttttttaaactttagcTTTCAAGAGATGAACGTGTCAGCTGCCAATGTGTCAGTTGTTTTACAGTATCGAGACTCCTTCACTAAAGCTGTGACCAAGAATGTAATTGTTGTGGTTCTCGGGATCTCCATCAACTACATCAATGCCAGCCTCATTCACACCTTTCGCAAACACGAG ATCTTCTACATGAATCCCCGGTATATCCTTTTTATTCACCTGGTGGTCAACGACATGATCGTAGTGACCTTGACCGTTATCCTGTTCATCATCAGCTACACCCTCTACAAAATAAATGTCTCCGTCTGCTGCATCTACGTCCTGTTTCTTATTTTCACCACTGAAAACACTCCTCTGAACCTGGCCTGCATGGCAGTGGAGTGCTATATCGCCATCTGTCTTCCTCTTCGCCACACACAAATCTGTACCGTCAAGAGAACGTTAATGCTGATTGGTTTAATCTGGACGACAAGCATCATCTCTGGTATTCCTGATCTCTTCATCACCTTAGCCACAGAGCCGCTGGACTTCTTTCATTCTCGAGTCTTCTGCCTCAGAAAAAATGCCTTTCCACATCCTCTCCTTGTTAAGAAGAGGGACATCACATATATAACATTTCTAGTTATAGTCTGGATCACCATCTTTTACACTTactttaagatcctgttcacTGCAAAGACAGCTAACAAAGATGCAAAGAAAGCCAGGAACACTATCCTCCTCCATGggtttcagctgctgctgtgtatgTCTTCATATGCAACAGCTCTGTTGAAAGATGCTCTGCAGCGATGGTTCCCTAAGAATTATGCAGACTCCCTCTTTGCTATCTACATTATAGTACAGATCCTGCCACGATTCATTAGTCCAATCATATATGGCATACGAGACAATACTTTCAGGAAGTACCTGAGAAGGCATCTATTGTGTAAAGTCAGCAAACCATAA